One Cellulomonas soli DNA window includes the following coding sequences:
- a CDS encoding PadR family transcriptional regulator: MRGRADVLEPAILGLLAESPMHGYELRKRLNLVLGSFRALSYGSLYPCLKSLSDRGWITGSESTDRSTDTHVASKRARIVYQLTADGKEHLQQVLASSGPAAWEDENFDVRFAFFAQTDAETRLRILEGRRSRLTERLETIRQSFARTRERMDEYTLELQRHGLDQVEREVRWLDGLIDNERGERRARTASTGRPAAADSPAAVTDDDSAAARNTEKERG, encoded by the coding sequence ATGCGCGGTCGCGCTGACGTGCTGGAACCCGCCATCCTCGGCCTGCTCGCCGAGTCGCCCATGCACGGCTACGAGCTGCGCAAGCGGCTCAACCTCGTGCTCGGCTCGTTCCGTGCACTGTCCTACGGCTCGCTCTACCCGTGCCTGAAGTCGCTGTCCGACCGAGGCTGGATCACCGGCAGCGAGTCGACCGACAGGTCGACCGACACGCACGTGGCCAGCAAGCGCGCACGCATCGTCTACCAGCTGACCGCCGACGGCAAGGAGCACCTGCAGCAGGTGCTCGCCTCGTCCGGCCCGGCCGCCTGGGAGGACGAGAACTTCGACGTCCGGTTCGCGTTCTTCGCGCAGACCGACGCCGAGACCCGTCTACGGATCCTCGAAGGACGACGCTCACGCCTCACCGAGCGCCTCGAGACCATCCGCCAGTCCTTCGCCCGCACCCGCGAGCGGATGGACGAGTACACCCTCGAGCTCCAGCGCCACGGCCTCGACCAGGTCGAACGCGAGGTCCGTTGGCTCGACGGGCTCATCGACAACGAGCGCGGCGAGCGTCGCGCCCGTACCGCAAGCACCGGTCGTCCGGCCGCTGCTGACTCCCCTGCTGCCGTGACGGACGATGACTCCGCCGCGGCGCGCAACACCGAGAAGGAGCGAGGATGA
- a CDS encoding transglycosylase domain-containing protein, with product MAGTNRRAQPAPPRRSSRSSRARQPEPKAKRRFFDYPRSGYTGLHRWMPSWRFMLGSFLTGVFLVAGALVAAYAKVQPPNPSDDIFAQTTTVYYADTVNADGSVTPGEVMGTFADQKREIVDFATLPKYVGDAVVASEDRTFYTNSGVDLKGIARAFVNNVSGGATQGASTLTQQYVERYYVNKTTSDYLGKFNEALLAVKISRQESKEEILGRYLNTIYFGRDSYGIQAAAQSYFNVNAADLTISQAALLSGVIPSPNNWDPAVSPDKAEQKWNRVLDNMVEDGWITADERAAQTFPETVVYTRSETYRGPAGYLLEMVRDEIIANVPSITDESLDRGGYKIVTTIQKPVQDQAVAAVNSLWDGTLADGAVPSDRMKVAIASVDPADGGIVALYGGKDYLEDSINRATYDAVQAGSTFKPFALVAALESGIPLTKTYNGASPQTFGDWSPGNFDGEQFGDIDLIKATAQSVNTVYAQLNIEVGPDKTVAVARDAGVTTEVEANAANVLGTATVHPIDMAGAYATFAAQGWQADPFIVRTITNPDDSLAYQGGDERSQVIPSDVMADATYAMTQVVQEGSGKTWVKPLGKSIAGKTGTSTGNKSAWFVGYTPTIATAVAFSQVGEDGKSQDTITPFGNKANGKKITEITGATWPSALWAAYMGPVLDMPQFAKDDEFPPRANVGPSPSASPTVTETPTEAPPTETAAPAQVTVPSGLNDKLEADATSALLQNGLVPAVTSEYSDSVTKGRVIRTDPGGGTTLDTGSTVALVISLGPKPVETPAPTVAPTPTPTPSQTAQGGQGGQGG from the coding sequence GTGGCAGGCACGAACCGACGAGCGCAGCCCGCGCCGCCGCGCCGCTCCTCGCGCAGCTCACGCGCGCGCCAGCCGGAGCCGAAGGCCAAGCGCCGCTTCTTCGACTACCCCCGTTCGGGGTACACGGGGCTGCACCGGTGGATGCCGTCGTGGCGGTTCATGCTCGGCTCGTTCCTGACGGGTGTCTTCCTGGTGGCCGGTGCGCTCGTCGCGGCCTACGCGAAGGTCCAGCCGCCGAACCCGAGCGACGACATCTTCGCTCAGACCACGACCGTGTACTACGCGGACACCGTCAACGCCGACGGCAGCGTCACACCCGGCGAGGTCATGGGCACGTTCGCCGACCAGAAGCGCGAGATCGTCGACTTCGCGACCCTGCCCAAGTACGTGGGGGACGCCGTCGTCGCCTCCGAGGACCGGACCTTCTACACCAACAGCGGCGTCGACCTGAAGGGCATCGCCCGAGCCTTCGTCAACAACGTCAGCGGCGGCGCCACCCAGGGTGCCTCGACGCTGACCCAGCAGTACGTCGAGCGGTACTACGTCAACAAGACGACGTCCGACTACCTCGGCAAGTTCAACGAGGCCCTGCTCGCGGTGAAGATCTCCCGGCAGGAGTCCAAGGAGGAGATCCTCGGGCGGTACCTCAACACGATCTACTTCGGCCGTGACTCGTACGGCATCCAGGCGGCGGCGCAGTCGTACTTCAACGTGAACGCCGCCGACCTGACGATCTCGCAGGCCGCGCTGCTCTCGGGCGTCATCCCGTCCCCGAACAACTGGGACCCGGCGGTCAGCCCCGACAAGGCCGAGCAGAAGTGGAACCGGGTGCTCGACAACATGGTCGAGGACGGGTGGATCACCGCCGACGAACGCGCGGCGCAGACCTTCCCCGAGACCGTCGTCTACACCCGGAGCGAGACGTACCGCGGACCCGCCGGCTACCTGCTGGAGATGGTCCGCGACGAGATCATCGCGAACGTGCCGTCGATCACCGACGAGTCCCTGGACCGCGGCGGCTACAAGATCGTCACGACCATCCAGAAGCCCGTGCAGGACCAGGCCGTCGCCGCGGTGAACTCGCTGTGGGACGGCACCCTCGCCGACGGGGCAGTGCCGTCAGACAGGATGAAGGTCGCCATCGCGTCCGTCGACCCCGCGGACGGCGGGATCGTCGCGCTCTACGGCGGCAAGGACTACCTCGAGGACTCCATCAACCGGGCGACGTACGACGCCGTGCAGGCGGGCTCCACGTTCAAGCCGTTCGCGCTGGTCGCCGCCCTCGAGTCGGGCATCCCGTTGACCAAGACGTACAACGGGGCGAGCCCGCAGACGTTCGGGGACTGGTCGCCCGGGAACTTCGACGGCGAGCAGTTCGGCGACATCGACCTGATCAAGGCCACGGCGCAGTCGGTCAACACCGTCTACGCACAGCTCAACATCGAGGTCGGCCCGGACAAGACCGTGGCGGTGGCCCGGGACGCGGGTGTCACGACCGAGGTCGAGGCGAACGCCGCGAACGTGCTCGGCACCGCGACGGTGCACCCGATCGACATGGCAGGCGCGTACGCGACCTTCGCAGCGCAGGGGTGGCAGGCCGACCCGTTCATCGTCCGCACGATCACGAACCCCGACGACTCCCTGGCCTACCAGGGCGGGGACGAGCGCAGCCAGGTCATCCCGTCGGACGTCATGGCGGACGCCACCTACGCGATGACGCAGGTCGTCCAGGAGGGTTCGGGCAAGACCTGGGTCAAGCCCCTCGGCAAGTCGATCGCAGGCAAGACGGGTACGTCGACCGGCAACAAGTCGGCGTGGTTCGTCGGCTACACACCGACGATCGCGACCGCGGTGGCGTTCAGCCAGGTCGGCGAGGACGGCAAGTCGCAGGACACGATCACCCCCTTCGGCAACAAGGCGAACGGCAAGAAGATCACCGAGATCACCGGTGCCACATGGCCCTCGGCTCTCTGGGCGGCCTACATGGGCCCTGTGCTCGACATGCCGCAGTTCGCCAAGGACGACGAGTTCCCGCCGCGCGCGAACGTCGGACCCTCGCCGAGCGCGTCGCCGACCGTCACCGAGACGCCGACCGAGGCACCACCCACCGAGACGGCCGCACCCGCTCAGGTCACGGTGCCGTCCGGGCTGAACGACAAGCTCGAGGCCGACGCGACCTCCGCACTGCTGCAGAACGGGCTCGTACCCGCCGTCACGTCCGAGTACTCGGACTCGGTGACGAAGGGCAGGGTCATCCGGACGGATCCCGGCGGCGGGACCACGCTCGACACCGGCAGCACGGTCGCGCTGGTCATCTCGCTGGGTCCGAAGCCGGTGGAGACGCCGGCGCCGACCGTCGCCCCGACGCCGACGCCGACCCCGTCGCAGACGGCACAGGGCGGCCAGGGTGGCCAGGGCGGCTGA
- the rpsF gene encoding 30S ribosomal protein S6: MSLRQYEIMIILDPEIEERTVAPSLDKYLSVIKNDGGTVDKVDIWGRRRLAYDIKKKAEGIYAVVDFHATPATAKELDRQLGLNEVVLRTKVLRADA; this comes from the coding sequence ATGAGCCTGCGTCAGTACGAGATCATGATCATCCTCGACCCCGAGATCGAGGAGCGCACCGTCGCCCCGTCGCTCGACAAGTACCTGTCCGTCATCAAGAACGACGGCGGCACGGTCGACAAGGTCGACATCTGGGGTCGTCGTCGCCTTGCGTACGACATCAAGAAGAAGGCCGAGGGCATCTACGCCGTCGTCGACTTCCACGCGACGCCCGCGACCGCCAAGGAGCTCGACCGCCAGCTCGGCCTCAACGAGGTCGTCCTGCGCACCAAGGTCCTGCGCGCCGACGCCTGA
- a CDS encoding single-stranded DNA-binding protein → MAGETVITVIGNLTGDPELRFTPSGAAVANFTIASTPRNFDRQSNEWKDGETLFMRCSIWREAAESVAESLTKGTRVIATGRLVQRSYETREGEKRSVVELQVDEVGPSLRYATAKVTRAQRSGGGGGFGGNSGGGGFNGGGGGFSGGGSASGGQADDPWATPAGGAGGYSDEPPF, encoded by the coding sequence ATGGCTGGTGAGACCGTCATCACGGTGATCGGGAACCTGACCGGGGACCCGGAGCTCCGCTTCACCCCCTCGGGTGCAGCGGTCGCGAACTTCACCATCGCCTCCACCCCGCGCAACTTCGACCGCCAGAGCAACGAGTGGAAGGACGGGGAAACCCTGTTCATGCGCTGCTCGATCTGGCGGGAGGCGGCCGAGTCGGTCGCCGAGTCGCTCACGAAGGGCACCCGCGTCATCGCGACCGGGCGGCTCGTGCAGCGGAGCTACGAGACCCGCGAGGGTGAGAAGCGCTCCGTCGTCGAGCTGCAGGTCGACGAGGTCGGCCCGTCGCTGCGCTACGCCACCGCCAAGGTCACCCGGGCCCAGCGCTCGGGTGGCGGCGGCGGCTTCGGCGGCAACAGCGGTGGTGGCGGCTTCAACGGTGGTGGCGGCGGTTTCAGCGGCGGCGGCTCTGCCTCCGGTGGCCAGGCGGACGACCCGTGGGCGACGCCCGCAGGTGGTGCCGGCGGCTACTCGGACGAGCCCCCGTTCTGA
- the rpsR gene encoding 30S ribosomal protein S18 gives MAKAVVRKPKKKQNPLKAAKIDVVDYKDTALLRKFISDRGKIRARRVTGVSVQEQRAIARAVKNAREMALLPYSSSAR, from the coding sequence ATGGCCAAGGCCGTGGTCCGCAAGCCCAAGAAGAAGCAGAACCCCCTCAAGGCAGCCAAGATCGACGTTGTCGACTACAAGGACACCGCGCTGCTGCGCAAGTTCATCTCCGACCGCGGGAAGATCCGCGCTCGCCGGGTGACCGGTGTGTCCGTGCAGGAGCAGCGTGCGATCGCGCGTGCCGTCAAGAACGCCCGCGAGATGGCCCTGCTGCCGTACTCGTCGTCGGCTCGCTGA
- the rplI gene encoding 50S ribosomal protein L9 has product MAKIILTHEVTGLGAPGDVVEVKDGYARNFLIPRSLATPWTKGAEKDITAIRKARKAREIATLDDAKAIRDSLQSKAVVVTAHAGESGRLFGAVTTAEIADAVKAAGAPSVDKRKIEIGQPIKSVGEYKVSVRLHADVAATLTVKVVAG; this is encoded by the coding sequence ATGGCGAAGATCATCCTGACCCACGAGGTCACCGGCCTCGGCGCTCCTGGCGACGTCGTCGAGGTGAAGGACGGGTACGCCCGGAACTTCCTCATCCCGCGCAGCCTGGCCACGCCGTGGACCAAGGGTGCCGAGAAGGACATCACCGCGATCCGTAAGGCCCGTAAGGCCCGCGAGATCGCGACGCTCGACGACGCCAAGGCGATCCGCGACTCGCTGCAGTCCAAGGCGGTCGTCGTCACGGCGCACGCCGGCGAGTCCGGTCGTCTGTTCGGCGCGGTCACCACCGCCGAGATCGCTGACGCGGTCAAGGCTGCCGGTGCCCCGTCGGTCGACAAGCGCAAGATCGAGATCGGCCAGCCGATCAAGTCGGTCGGCGAGTACAAGGTGTCCGTGCGCCTGCACGCGGACGTCGCCGCGACGCTGACCGTCAAGGTCGTCGCGGGCTGA
- a CDS encoding IS30 family transposase — MRAQGVSRRQAARRVSVHVRTARDWDRGVLSRGHTRIYPDGRKVDYRTGETTAVTPPIGPSMAVVEAVLHPRFLTLVEREQIADLRRRGESFRAIGRALGRPASTIMREISARSVDGIYLPHRAHRSWASGRSRPRQAKLARHGRLRDYVAGRLAEQWSPEQICHALVREFPDDESMRVSVETIYQAIYVQARGGLRREVADALRTGRTRRKPHRAPEQRTPRFVDEMVMISERPAEVADRAVPGHWEGDLIVGTGSRSAIVTLVERSTRYVMLGHLPGGHTAEEVRDVLVPLIGSLPAHLRGSLTWDQGCEMAAHQQFSIATGVPVYFCDPHSPWQRGSNENTNGLLRQYFPKGTDLSVHSPADLEHVAQQLNARPRKTLDWGTPAERLRDLLTTT, encoded by the coding sequence TTGCGCGCTCAGGGAGTCAGCCGACGGCAGGCCGCTCGGCGTGTCAGCGTGCACGTGCGCACTGCTCGGGACTGGGATCGGGGCGTGCTCTCGCGAGGTCATACCCGGATCTATCCCGACGGCCGGAAGGTGGACTACCGCACCGGTGAGACCACGGCGGTCACCCCGCCGATCGGGCCGTCGATGGCCGTCGTGGAGGCCGTGCTGCACCCTCGGTTCCTGACCCTGGTCGAGCGTGAGCAGATCGCCGATCTGCGCCGTCGAGGTGAGTCGTTTCGCGCGATCGGGCGGGCACTGGGTCGGCCCGCGTCCACGATCATGCGTGAGATCAGCGCCAGGTCCGTCGACGGCATCTACCTTCCGCACCGCGCGCACCGGTCGTGGGCCTCGGGCAGGTCGCGGCCCCGGCAGGCCAAGCTCGCCCGGCACGGTCGCCTGCGTGACTACGTCGCGGGCAGGCTTGCCGAGCAGTGGTCTCCCGAGCAGATCTGTCACGCTCTGGTCCGGGAGTTCCCGGACGACGAGAGCATGCGGGTGAGCGTGGAGACGATCTACCAGGCGATCTACGTCCAGGCCCGCGGCGGTTTGCGCCGGGAGGTCGCCGACGCGCTGCGCACCGGGCGCACCCGCCGCAAGCCCCACCGGGCGCCCGAGCAGCGCACGCCTCGGTTCGTCGATGAGATGGTGATGATCTCCGAGCGGCCGGCCGAGGTCGCCGACCGGGCGGTGCCCGGGCACTGGGAGGGCGACCTGATCGTCGGGACGGGGTCGCGCTCGGCGATCGTGACCCTGGTCGAGCGCTCGACCCGTTACGTGATGCTCGGGCACCTGCCCGGCGGGCACACCGCCGAAGAGGTCCGCGATGTGCTGGTCCCGCTGATCGGGTCTCTGCCGGCGCACCTGCGCGGGTCGCTGACCTGGGACCAGGGCTGTGAGATGGCCGCCCACCAGCAGTTCAGCATCGCGACCGGGGTCCCGGTCTACTTCTGCGACCCGCACTCGCCCTGGCAGCGCGGGTCGAACGAGAACACCAACGGTCTGCTGCGCCAGTACTTCCCCAAGGGCACCGACCTGTCCGTCCACTCACCGGCCGACCTCGAGCACGTCGCTCAACAGCTCAACGCCCGACCACGCAAGACGCTCGACTGGGGCACCCCAGCCGAGCGCCTGCGTGATCTACTGACGACCACGTAG
- a CDS encoding MATE family efflux transporter produces MAVISPAGHSSRAVDRRILALAVPALGALVAEPLFVLVDSAVVGHLGTAQLAGLSLASTVLVTVVGLCVFLAYATTSAVARRLGAGDGAGALQVGVDGMWLALGLGVVLAVATWASAPWAVGALGAAGDVADHAVTYLRWSAPGLPGMLLVLAATGALRGLQDTRTPLGVAASGAVVNAVLNVVLVYGVGMGIAGSGLGTALTQVAMAAVLTIVVVRGARAAGADVRPAAGGVWRHVRAGTPLLVRTVSLRLAILLTVWVATGLGAVALAGHQVVNAVWGLTAFALDALAIAAQALIGHALGAGDVPGTRALLRRTLQWGVGAGAAIGLLVGGLAPLYVPLFTTDPDVRAAAVTALVVAAVTLPMAGWVFVLDGVLIGAGDGRYLAWAGMGTLAAYAPCALAVHAWAPDGTSGLAWLWAAFAGVFMAARALTTGLRARRTAWMVTGV; encoded by the coding sequence GTGGCTGTCATTTCACCTGCTGGACACTCATCTCGCGCCGTCGACCGTCGGATCCTGGCCCTCGCGGTCCCCGCCCTCGGCGCGCTCGTCGCCGAACCGCTGTTCGTCCTCGTCGACTCCGCGGTGGTCGGGCACCTCGGCACCGCCCAGCTCGCCGGCCTGTCGCTCGCCTCGACCGTCCTGGTGACCGTCGTCGGGCTGTGCGTGTTCCTCGCGTACGCCACGACCTCCGCCGTGGCCCGTCGGCTCGGGGCGGGTGACGGTGCCGGTGCCCTCCAGGTCGGCGTCGACGGCATGTGGCTCGCCCTCGGCCTCGGCGTCGTCCTCGCGGTGGCGACCTGGGCGAGCGCGCCGTGGGCGGTGGGTGCGCTCGGGGCTGCCGGTGACGTCGCCGACCACGCCGTCACCTACCTGCGCTGGTCGGCCCCCGGTCTGCCCGGCATGCTGCTCGTGCTCGCCGCCACGGGCGCCCTGCGCGGGCTGCAGGACACCCGGACCCCGCTCGGCGTCGCCGCCTCGGGCGCGGTCGTCAACGCCGTCCTCAACGTCGTCCTCGTCTACGGCGTCGGCATGGGGATCGCCGGCTCCGGCCTGGGCACCGCGCTGACCCAGGTCGCCATGGCCGCCGTCCTGACGATCGTGGTCGTGCGCGGAGCCCGGGCCGCAGGCGCCGACGTGCGACCGGCAGCCGGCGGCGTCTGGCGGCACGTGCGCGCCGGCACTCCCCTGCTCGTCCGGACCGTCTCGCTCCGCCTGGCGATCCTCCTCACCGTCTGGGTCGCGACCGGCCTCGGCGCCGTCGCGCTCGCCGGGCACCAGGTCGTCAACGCCGTGTGGGGCCTGACGGCCTTCGCCCTCGACGCGCTCGCCATCGCCGCCCAGGCACTCATCGGTCACGCGCTCGGCGCGGGCGACGTGCCGGGCACCCGCGCGCTGCTGCGCCGCACGCTGCAGTGGGGCGTCGGCGCAGGCGCGGCGATCGGCCTGCTCGTCGGCGGACTCGCACCCCTCTACGTCCCGCTGTTCACCACCGACCCCGACGTCCGCGCAGCTGCCGTCACGGCCCTCGTCGTCGCGGCCGTCACCCTGCCGATGGCCGGGTGGGTCTTCGTCCTGGACGGCGTGCTCATCGGCGCCGGCGACGGCCGCTACCTCGCCTGGGCCGGCATGGGCACCCTCGCCGCCTACGCGCCCTGCGCACTCGCCGTGCACGCCTGGGCGCCGGACGGCACATCTGGTCTCGCGTGGCTCTGGGCCGCGTTCGCCGGCGTCTTCATGGCCGCCCGCGCCTTGACGACCGGACTTCGCGCACGCCGCACCGCATGGATGGTCACAGGGGTCTGA